A genome region from Deinococcus sp. KNUC1210 includes the following:
- the yjjX gene encoding inosine/xanthosine triphosphatase, whose amino-acid sequence MTPLTIAAGTLNPAKLRPVEQVFQQLWPGSRVQGVQAASGVSEQPIGVEETMRGAVQRARAARAAVAGAGYGVGLEGGVRFEPSAPEEGGGCWLFGIVAVTDGTRLEVGRSAELRLPPPVAARLYAGEELGPIMDELSGQQNIKQKAGTVGLLTGGLLSRADVWQMALTLSLAPFLHAELYQSQ is encoded by the coding sequence ATGACACCTCTGACCATTGCGGCAGGCACCCTCAACCCCGCCAAACTCCGGCCCGTCGAACAGGTCTTTCAGCAGCTCTGGCCCGGCTCGCGGGTACAGGGCGTTCAGGCGGCGTCGGGCGTGTCAGAGCAGCCGATTGGCGTGGAGGAAACCATGCGCGGCGCGGTGCAGCGGGCGCGGGCGGCGCGGGCAGCAGTGGCGGGTGCGGGCTACGGCGTGGGTTTGGAAGGTGGCGTGCGCTTTGAACCCAGCGCCCCTGAAGAGGGCGGCGGGTGCTGGCTGTTCGGCATCGTGGCGGTGACAGACGGCACACGGCTGGAAGTGGGCCGCAGCGCCGAACTGCGCCTGCCTCCGCCAGTGGCGGCACGTCTGTACGCAGGAGAGGAACTCGGGCCGATCATGGACGAGCTGAGCGGACAGCAGAACATCAAGCAGAAGGCCGGGACGGTGGGCCTGCTCACGGGTGGCCTGCTCAGCCGCGCCGACGTGTGGCAGATGGCACTCACCCTGAGTCTGGCCCCGTTTCTGCACGCCGAGCTGTATCAGAGCCAGTAA
- a CDS encoding response regulator: MTAFSANPTPIEILLVDDSEPDIVLTREAFAEAGILNRLHVVHDGVEAMSFLRREGEYASRPRPDVILLDINMPRKGGLEVLEELKADPELASIPVVVMTTSQSEQDVLRSYQSHASSYVVKPIEFDRFYSAIHALGAYMLTIVRLPPRT; encoded by the coding sequence ATGACTGCCTTCTCTGCCAATCCGACCCCCATCGAAATTCTGCTCGTTGACGACAGCGAGCCTGATATCGTCCTGACCCGAGAAGCCTTTGCCGAAGCTGGCATCCTGAACCGCCTGCATGTCGTCCACGACGGAGTGGAGGCCATGAGTTTCCTGCGTAGGGAAGGCGAGTACGCCAGTCGTCCGCGCCCAGACGTGATCCTGCTCGACATCAACATGCCGCGCAAGGGTGGCCTGGAAGTGCTGGAAGAGCTGAAGGCCGATCCCGAACTGGCGAGTATTCCGGTCGTGGTGATGACCACCTCGCAGTCTGAACAGGATGTGCTCCGCAGCTATCAGAGCCATGCGAGCAGCTACGTGGTCAAACCCATCGAATTCGACCGCTTTTACAGCGCCATCCACGCGCTCGGAGCGTACATGCTGACGATTGTGCGGCTGCCGCCCAGGACGTAG
- the argC gene encoding N-acetyl-gamma-glutamyl-phosphate reductase: MTASSGSTEQLSVAIVGASGYAGGEFLRLALAHPNLKVTQVTSERNAGSPVHFVHPNLRGLSTLKFRKMSDLEAADVVVLALPHNSAAKQIEKFEALGQVVIDLSADFRIKDPALYEKYYGEAHPAPHKLSEWVYGNPELHREELKGATRIACAGCFATSVILALYPLLKLGTVLPKDIIATGLVGSSAAGASATDASHHPERAGSLRVYKPVGHRHLAEAIQELPGNFPLHLTAISTPRIRGILTTAHAWVPDGYSERDVWGAYREVYGQEPFIRIVKVQKGIHRYPDPKLLDGTNFCDIGFEMDQETGRVVLMSAIDNLMKGTAGHAIQSLNIARGWEERTGLSFAGLHP, from the coding sequence ATGACTGCTTCTTCTGGATCGACCGAACAACTCTCCGTCGCCATCGTGGGCGCGAGCGGCTATGCAGGCGGCGAATTTCTGCGGCTGGCGCTGGCGCACCCCAATCTGAAGGTGACGCAGGTCACGAGTGAGCGCAATGCTGGCAGCCCGGTGCATTTTGTCCATCCGAATCTGCGCGGTCTCTCGACCCTCAAATTCCGCAAGATGAGCGATCTGGAGGCCGCCGACGTGGTGGTGCTGGCCCTGCCTCACAACTCGGCGGCCAAGCAGATCGAGAAGTTCGAGGCGCTCGGACAGGTCGTGATCGATCTGTCGGCAGATTTCCGTATCAAAGATCCGGCGCTGTACGAGAAGTATTACGGCGAGGCCCACCCTGCGCCGCACAAGCTGAGCGAATGGGTCTACGGCAACCCCGAACTGCACCGCGAGGAGCTGAAAGGCGCGACCCGCATCGCCTGTGCGGGCTGCTTTGCCACCAGCGTGATTCTGGCGCTGTATCCGCTGCTGAAGCTGGGCACCGTGCTGCCCAAAGACATCATTGCCACCGGGTTGGTCGGCAGCAGTGCGGCGGGCGCGAGTGCCACCGACGCCTCGCATCACCCCGAGCGGGCGGGCAGTCTGCGGGTGTACAAGCCGGTAGGCCACCGCCACCTCGCCGAAGCGATTCAGGAGTTACCGGGCAATTTTCCGCTGCACCTGACCGCCATTTCCACGCCGCGTATCCGGGGCATTCTGACCACCGCGCACGCCTGGGTTCCTGACGGCTACAGCGAGCGCGACGTGTGGGGCGCTTACCGCGAGGTGTACGGGCAGGAACCGTTTATCCGCATCGTCAAGGTGCAGAAGGGAATTCACCGGTATCCCGACCCCAAGCTGCTCGACGGCACGAATTTCTGCGACATCGGCTTCGAGATGGATCAGGAGACAGGCCGCGTGGTGCTGATGTCGGCCATCGACAACCTGATGAAGGGAACGGCGGGGCACGCCATCCAGAGCCTCAACATCGCACGCGGCTGGGAAGAACGCACCGGCCTGAGTTTCGCCGGCCTGCACCCTTGA
- a CDS encoding HAD-IA family hydrolase has translation MSAAPWKHVLWDLDGTLLDTYPATDAALVAALTSLGVPVSLDDVRPLTRLTLAHAVDVQARRWALPEDAIWTAYEREYGQLGRAAAPALPGALEAMQTVQARGGLNLLATHRDRDGAAWRLKAAGLWDLLDDLLSVSDGYPRKPAPDLFEALLERWQLNPAEVLVVGDRTLDIEAGHAAGCPAALLVTPGVELGSRADVVLKSLFELAWLWPGPVPI, from the coding sequence GTGAGCGCCGCCCCCTGGAAACACGTCCTCTGGGATCTGGACGGCACGCTGCTCGACACCTACCCCGCCACCGATGCGGCCCTCGTGGCGGCGCTGACGAGCCTGGGCGTTCCCGTCAGCCTGGACGACGTGCGCCCCCTCACCCGCCTGACGCTGGCGCATGCCGTGGACGTGCAGGCGCGGCGCTGGGCACTGCCGGAAGACGCCATCTGGACAGCCTATGAGCGCGAATACGGTCAGCTCGGACGGGCGGCAGCCCCGGCCCTTCCCGGCGCACTGGAAGCGATGCAGACCGTCCAGGCACGCGGCGGCCTGAACCTGCTGGCGACCCACCGGGACCGGGACGGTGCGGCGTGGCGGCTGAAGGCGGCGGGGCTGTGGGACCTGCTCGACGACCTGCTGAGCGTTTCGGACGGTTACCCGCGCAAACCCGCCCCCGATCTGTTCGAAGCGCTGCTGGAGCGCTGGCAGCTGAACCCAGCCGAGGTGCTGGTGGTCGGAGACCGCACGCTGGATATCGAAGCGGGCCACGCGGCAGGCTGTCCGGCGGCCCTGCTGGTCACGCCGGGCGTGGAACTGGGCAGCAGGGCCGACGTGGTGCTGAAGTCGCTGTTCGAACTGGCGTGGCTGTGGCCGGGACCTGTGCCGATCTGA
- the murJ gene encoding murein biosynthesis integral membrane protein MurJ, whose amino-acid sequence MTVPLPSAPPSPPPKKSAGRNIVVVMVGTLGSRLTGIFRQQIINAFPSHLTDAFLLATRVPNTLRELLAEGALVNAFIPVYKGLDSEGRRTLAQAFSGVLIAVNLLLMALGILAAPWIASLLVPPGSPVNFELVVYMTRLLVPFLMLISLSAIAMGLLNADEHFRESSFAPVAFNLASIAVLLVTPKNATWLALGWLIGGFAQLLVQLPSLARFGLLPTPALLGHPAMRRVLVNMAPFTLTAGARQILNFYVQRLLAGPQYPSGTVTGYNNAETLFTLANGLFVVSPALAYFPRFAQQASERDWAGFRALTLTALRLVTFLAAPTSALLVALSGQAVSIFNLSHQLDQSKFRAGSGILEGWALALLPWAINTIMLRTFYARQRVREAVTVSAVGFVAEVLGYRLLTPIFGYFGFGLSTTIVGTLVGATLILMYQRRLGFPLRPLLLHLLKIVPIAALAGLAAWGVAHVLPAPGSFLPGVLGLVVAGGVGGAVYLALALALRLPELQGLLSRVRR is encoded by the coding sequence ATGACCGTTCCCCTGCCTTCCGCCCCGCCGTCGCCGCCACCCAAGAAATCCGCTGGACGCAACATCGTGGTGGTGATGGTCGGCACGCTCGGCTCGCGGCTGACCGGTATTTTTCGCCAACAGATCATCAACGCCTTTCCCAGCCACCTGACCGACGCCTTTCTGCTGGCGACCCGCGTGCCCAATACCCTGCGCGAACTGCTGGCAGAGGGAGCGCTGGTCAATGCCTTCATTCCGGTGTACAAGGGCCTGGATTCAGAGGGGCGGCGCACGCTGGCGCAGGCGTTCAGCGGCGTTCTGATCGCGGTCAATCTGCTGCTGATGGCGCTGGGTATTCTGGCGGCCCCCTGGATAGCTTCGCTGCTGGTGCCGCCGGGCAGCCCGGTCAATTTCGAACTGGTGGTGTACATGACACGGCTGCTGGTGCCGTTCCTGATGCTCATCAGCCTGTCGGCCATCGCCATGGGCCTGCTGAACGCCGACGAGCACTTCCGCGAATCGAGTTTCGCTCCGGTGGCCTTCAATCTCGCCAGTATCGCGGTGCTGCTGGTCACGCCCAAGAATGCCACCTGGCTGGCGCTGGGCTGGCTGATCGGCGGCTTCGCGCAGCTGCTCGTGCAGTTGCCCTCGCTGGCCCGCTTCGGCCTGCTGCCCACGCCCGCGCTGCTGGGGCATCCAGCCATGCGGCGAGTCCTGGTCAATATGGCTCCCTTCACGCTCACGGCAGGTGCACGCCAGATTCTGAACTTCTACGTGCAGCGTCTGCTTGCGGGGCCGCAGTACCCCAGCGGCACCGTCACCGGGTACAACAACGCCGAGACGCTGTTCACGCTCGCCAACGGCCTGTTTGTGGTCAGCCCGGCGCTGGCCTACTTCCCGCGTTTTGCTCAGCAGGCCAGCGAGCGCGACTGGGCAGGCTTCCGCGCCCTGACCCTCACGGCGCTGCGGCTGGTCACGTTCCTGGCAGCCCCGACGAGTGCGCTGCTGGTGGCACTGTCCGGGCAGGCGGTCAGCATCTTCAATCTCAGCCATCAGCTCGATCAGAGCAAGTTCCGCGCCGGAAGCGGCATTCTGGAGGGCTGGGCGCTGGCGCTCCTGCCGTGGGCCATCAACACCATCATGCTGCGGACCTTCTACGCCCGTCAGCGGGTGCGCGAGGCAGTCACGGTCAGCGCGGTGGGGTTCGTGGCGGAAGTGCTGGGCTACCGCCTGCTCACGCCCATCTTCGGCTATTTCGGCTTTGGCCTGTCGACCACCATCGTCGGCACACTGGTCGGAGCCACCCTGATCCTGATGTATCAGCGCCGACTGGGATTTCCGCTGCGGCCCCTGCTGCTGCACCTGCTGAAAATCGTGCCGATTGCGGCGCTGGCAGGGTTGGCGGCCTGGGGCGTGGCGCATGTGCTGCCAGCGCCGGGCAGCTTTCTGCCGGGTGTGCTGGGGCTGGTGGTGGCGGGCGGTGTGGGCGGCGCCGTGTACCTGGCCCTGGCCCTGGCCCTGAGACTGCCGGAACTTCAGGGGCTGCTGAGCAGGGTCAGGAGGTAG
- a CDS encoding SDR family NAD(P)-dependent oxidoreductase, whose amino-acid sequence MATLVFGATGGIGSAVARGWKDDRLWLSGRDEPKLSALATELGATPLRADLGYESHIKTLFAGLDTPLDTLVYAAGSAYPEALNAATPDAVRRVWNANYFGAMWVLKYGLPALSADGRMYFIGARPELVTVRGFSQYAASKAALSRLLEIARIEARGKTLTLVLPPAVETPLWEQVGRTPKGAMSAGAVAGAIIADRAGDGQAELRVDSEPNP is encoded by the coding sequence ATGGCAACACTGGTCTTTGGAGCGACGGGCGGCATCGGTTCGGCAGTGGCACGCGGCTGGAAAGACGACAGGCTGTGGCTGAGCGGGCGCGACGAGCCAAAACTGAGTGCGCTGGCCACAGAGCTGGGGGCCACGCCGCTGCGGGCTGACCTGGGCTATGAAAGCCACATCAAGACCCTGTTTGCAGGGCTGGACACGCCGCTCGATACCCTGGTGTACGCGGCAGGCTCGGCGTACCCGGAAGCGCTGAACGCTGCCACGCCGGACGCCGTGCGCCGCGTGTGGAACGCCAACTACTTCGGGGCGATGTGGGTGCTGAAATATGGCCTCCCGGCCCTGTCGGCAGACGGACGGATGTATTTCATCGGTGCTCGGCCCGAACTGGTCACGGTGCGCGGCTTCTCGCAGTACGCGGCGAGCAAGGCGGCGCTGAGCAGACTGCTGGAAATCGCCAGAATCGAGGCACGCGGCAAGACCCTGACGCTGGTGCTGCCGCCCGCCGTCGAGACGCCGCTGTGGGAACAGGTGGGCCGCACACCCAAGGGAGCCATGAGCGCGGGCGCAGTGGCAGGCGCGATCATCGCAGACCGGGCGGGAGACGGCCAGGCAGAGTTGAGAGTGGACTCGGAACCGAACCCCTGA
- the hpf gene encoding ribosome hibernation-promoting factor, HPF/YfiA family: MHIYKLSGRNVEVTEALRDYVESKLTRLDRYSGQITDARVTLTVRDVRDAGRRNRVEVQLNVPHGIIRAEEHHADMYAAIDHASDVLERQLRKFKTRYLKQREDNSEATVLETPVLPPMQFDDVSEFRPEIVRQKRFEMRPMTPEDAAAQMEALGHDFYVFISAASNGCGVVYRRKDGHYGLIEPKV, encoded by the coding sequence GTGCATATCTACAAGCTGTCCGGGCGAAACGTCGAGGTCACTGAAGCGCTGCGCGATTACGTCGAGAGCAAGTTGACGCGCCTGGACCGGTACAGCGGTCAGATTACCGATGCGCGGGTGACGCTGACGGTCCGTGATGTGCGTGACGCGGGACGCCGCAACCGGGTCGAGGTGCAGCTCAATGTGCCGCACGGGATCATCCGGGCCGAGGAACACCACGCCGACATGTACGCCGCCATCGACCACGCTTCGGATGTGCTGGAACGACAGCTCCGCAAGTTCAAAACCCGCTATCTGAAGCAGCGCGAGGACAACAGCGAGGCCACCGTGCTGGAAACGCCGGTGCTGCCGCCGATGCAGTTTGACGATGTCAGCGAGTTCCGTCCGGAGATCGTGCGCCAGAAGCGCTTCGAGATGCGTCCCATGACTCCGGAGGACGCCGCCGCGCAGATGGAAGCGCTGGGCCACGACTTCTACGTGTTCATCTCGGCTGCCAGCAATGGCTGTGGCGTGGTCTATCGCCGCAAAGACGGACACTACGGACTGATCGAACCGAAGGTGTAG
- a CDS encoding NUDIX domain-containing protein gives MTSTPEQTTVLYDGHIVRLELQDNKWEIVRHKSAVCILALNEHGQMLCVRQMRRAIGQHSVEAPAGLIDEGETPEQAARRELQEETGLDADMELLTRFYSSPGFCDEELYVFRANNMRESRLPMDDDEEIEVLWLTPGEVLSRLKDGTLVGSASTVTAALFAQQALAGQP, from the coding sequence ATGACCAGCACGCCGGAACAGACCACCGTCCTCTATGACGGCCACATCGTTCGACTGGAACTTCAGGACAACAAATGGGAGATCGTGCGCCACAAGAGCGCCGTGTGCATCCTGGCACTGAACGAGCACGGACAGATGCTCTGCGTGCGCCAGATGCGCCGGGCTATCGGTCAGCACAGCGTCGAGGCTCCAGCGGGCCTGATCGACGAAGGCGAGACCCCCGAGCAGGCCGCCCGCCGCGAACTCCAGGAGGAAACCGGGCTGGACGCCGATATGGAACTGCTGACGCGCTTCTACAGCAGCCCCGGCTTCTGCGACGAAGAGCTGTACGTGTTCCGGGCCAACAACATGCGCGAGTCGCGGCTGCCGATGGACGACGACGAGGAGATCGAGGTGCTGTGGCTGACTCCCGGTGAAGTGCTGTCGCGCCTGAAAGACGGCACGCTGGTCGGCAGCGCCTCGACCGTGACGGCGGCGCTGTTTGCTCAGCAGGCGCTGGCAGGCCAGCCTTGA
- a CDS encoding AAA family ATPase produces MNGPVLLLSGVPGTGKSSLAQAWLYTFARGLHLPVDTLRELVVSGIAHPSLSADPEATRQFALARRVAFLAAALYAREGFAVALDDVWWPHDPDDLNAELLGGLNVSRVFLTAPLATVLERNRTRTGKPFEPHLLEPIIRALHGSMNPADFAAAGWHVVGSEGKALAHTLETVVQLTQTADSAPS; encoded by the coding sequence ATGAACGGCCCTGTTTTGCTGCTGTCGGGCGTGCCAGGCACCGGAAAATCGTCACTGGCACAGGCGTGGCTGTATACCTTTGCGCGGGGGCTGCATCTGCCGGTCGATACCCTGCGCGAACTGGTGGTGTCGGGTATCGCCCACCCGTCGCTCAGCGCCGACCCGGAGGCCACCCGTCAGTTTGCCCTGGCCCGCCGGGTCGCCTTTCTGGCGGCCGCGCTGTATGCCCGCGAAGGGTTTGCCGTCGCCCTCGACGATGTGTGGTGGCCGCACGACCCGGACGACCTGAATGCCGAACTGCTGGGTGGTCTGAACGTCTCGCGGGTCTTTCTGACGGCTCCGCTGGCGACCGTGCTGGAACGTAACCGCACCCGAACAGGCAAGCCGTTCGAGCCGCACCTGCTGGAGCCGATCATCCGGGCGCTGCACGGCTCGATGAATCCGGCAGACTTTGCGGCGGCGGGCTGGCACGTCGTGGGCAGCGAAGGGAAAGCGCTCGCGCATACGCTGGAAACGGTCGTGCAGCTCACGCAGACAGCAGACAGCGCTCCTTCCTGA
- the ftsZ gene encoding cell division protein FtsZ, whose amino-acid sequence MQAAKIRVIGLGGAGNNAVNRMIESGLEGVEFIAGNTDAQVLSKSHAEVRIQLGDRLTRGLGAGADPEVGEKAALEDRERIKEYLDDTDMLFITAGMGGGTGTGSAPVVADIAREMGILTVGIVTRPFEFEGPKRKRVADEGIVKLSERVDGMIVVNNQKLLTAIEKKAPLREAFLIADRVLYYGVKGISDVINVEGMINVDFADVRNLLSGAGAVLMGIGTGRGEKLAEEAASSAINSPLLERGVEGARRILVNVTGGHDLSMFEANEIVEKIREATGYDDPDILFGITTDENAGDEVRVTVIATGFGDGPASIAGSARGGQLDTIIKVRGGSSYDPKDYEIPTFLRKGDRD is encoded by the coding sequence ATGCAAGCGGCCAAAATCAGAGTCATCGGTCTGGGCGGAGCGGGGAACAACGCCGTGAACCGCATGATTGAATCGGGACTGGAAGGCGTGGAGTTCATCGCCGGAAATACCGACGCGCAGGTGCTGTCGAAAAGTCATGCGGAGGTGCGGATTCAACTCGGTGACCGCCTGACGCGTGGTCTGGGAGCCGGAGCCGATCCCGAGGTCGGCGAAAAAGCTGCCCTGGAAGACCGCGAGCGAATCAAAGAGTATCTGGACGACACCGACATGCTCTTCATCACGGCGGGGATGGGCGGCGGCACCGGCACCGGCAGCGCTCCGGTGGTGGCCGACATCGCCCGTGAAATGGGCATCCTGACAGTGGGCATCGTGACGCGCCCCTTCGAGTTCGAGGGGCCGAAGCGCAAGCGGGTTGCCGACGAGGGCATCGTGAAGCTGTCAGAGCGGGTTGACGGCATGATCGTGGTCAACAATCAGAAGCTGCTCACGGCCATCGAGAAGAAAGCGCCGCTGCGAGAGGCGTTCCTGATCGCTGACCGGGTGCTGTACTACGGCGTCAAGGGCATCAGCGACGTGATCAATGTCGAGGGCATGATCAACGTGGACTTTGCCGACGTTCGCAACCTGCTGTCGGGCGCGGGCGCGGTGCTGATGGGCATCGGCACCGGGCGCGGCGAGAAGCTGGCGGAAGAGGCAGCGTCGAGCGCCATCAACAGCCCGCTGCTGGAACGCGGCGTCGAGGGTGCACGGCGCATTCTGGTCAATGTGACCGGCGGCCACGACCTCTCGATGTTCGAGGCCAACGAGATCGTCGAGAAGATCCGTGAAGCCACCGGCTACGACGACCCCGATATCCTGTTCGGCATCACCACCGACGAGAACGCCGGAGACGAAGTGCGCGTGACGGTCATCGCCACCGGCTTTGGCGATGGCCCGGCCTCGATTGCTGGCAGCGCCCGTGGCGGGCAGCTCGACACCATCATCAAGGTGCGCGGCGGCAGCAGCTACGATCCCAAAGACTACGAGATTCCCACCTTTCTGAGAAAAGGCGACCGGGACTAA
- a CDS encoding YbbR-like domain-containing protein, whose amino-acid sequence MSTRPGWTRWLSPTYIWRRSVHNLLPKLSALVVAALVWLVATSDRRVNIEQGFDVRLEVRDTSSGTERRAVSDLPSTVRVTLSGQRSRLQGLAADKIEASVDTTGAKEGSFTLPVEVRAPDGTTALRVLPARVQGFVDSQLSRTLPVTLSVGTPPENTLPRYSVSPASVVVSGPSRLVITVDRVVTVPLSVGAGSEGAARLVPLTPQGTAVTNVVLRPASVTVRRTDIEAIPIRSVPVLLPAPPARLNVITSSVQPPTVRLIGPAEALRNLNSVTALLPYKAGSYRITPTFRLPPGVQILDSVSISLSILERP is encoded by the coding sequence ATGAGCACCCGTCCGGGCTGGACGCGCTGGCTGTCACCGACCTACATCTGGCGGCGGAGCGTTCACAATCTGCTGCCGAAGCTGAGTGCTCTGGTGGTGGCCGCGCTCGTGTGGCTGGTCGCCACTTCAGATCGCCGCGTCAACATCGAACAGGGCTTCGACGTGCGGCTGGAGGTGCGCGACACCAGTTCCGGCACCGAACGCCGGGCGGTCAGCGATCTGCCCTCGACGGTACGCGTGACCCTGAGCGGGCAGCGTTCACGGCTTCAGGGACTGGCCGCCGACAAGATCGAGGCCAGCGTGGACACCACCGGGGCCAAGGAAGGCAGCTTTACCCTGCCCGTCGAGGTGCGTGCGCCCGACGGCACCACGGCGCTGCGGGTGCTGCCTGCGCGGGTACAGGGCTTCGTGGACAGTCAGCTCAGCCGCACGCTGCCGGTCACGCTGAGCGTGGGGACGCCGCCCGAAAACACCCTGCCGCGCTACAGCGTCTCGCCCGCTTCGGTGGTGGTGAGCGGCCCCAGCAGATTGGTCATCACGGTCGACCGGGTGGTGACGGTGCCGCTGAGTGTGGGCGCTGGCAGCGAGGGAGCCGCCCGGCTGGTGCCGCTGACACCGCAGGGCACAGCCGTGACCAACGTGGTGCTGCGCCCCGCCAGCGTGACGGTACGCCGGACCGATATCGAGGCCATTCCGATCCGCAGTGTGCCGGTGCTGCTGCCTGCGCCACCGGCACGGCTGAATGTGATCACCAGCAGCGTGCAGCCGCCCACCGTTCGGCTGATCGGGCCAGCAGAAGCGCTGCGAAACCTGAACAGCGTGACCGCTCTGCTGCCCTACAAAGCGGGAAGCTACCGCATCACGCCGACCTTTCGGCTGCCGCCGGGCGTGCAGATTCTGGACAGTGTGAGTATCAGCCTGAGCATTCTGGAACGTCCATGA
- a CDS encoding Lrp/AsnC family transcriptional regulator — MTAPVQPTLSAAAPQETLPTPRELLLNRIQKDIPIVQRPYRVLAEEVGLSEAEALEILQDVKAQGVLRQVSAIFDTRTLGYQSSLVAAVYDEDQLDAGAEVINGHPGVSHNYRRNHSFNLWYTIAVPPESDLEAHVQRLHELSGAKLTRLMPTLHLYKIGVEFDMTGTEAWNAKSAPQYTSEQRNIGYAVTDLDKRFVVEFQKDLPLTEEPYAQACEALGLSIDEVAAHAEKMKAAGALRRVSAVFRHQSAGFRFNAMGVWAVPQADVQEVGQQMAGFKAVSHCYLRPTYPEWPYTIFTMVHGRSKEEAFGKIQAIEQEVAPGIAHDILYSTKEFKKIRLEFYRPEFYEWEQRELGIPAANA, encoded by the coding sequence ATGACCGCGCCTGTCCAGCCCACTCTTTCCGCCGCTGCGCCGCAAGAAACGCTGCCCACACCCCGCGAACTGCTGCTCAACCGCATTCAGAAGGATATTCCCATCGTGCAGCGACCTTACCGGGTCCTGGCCGAGGAAGTCGGGCTGAGCGAGGCCGAGGCGCTGGAGATTTTGCAGGACGTGAAGGCTCAGGGCGTGCTGCGGCAGGTGAGCGCCATCTTCGACACCCGCACGCTCGGCTATCAGAGCAGTCTGGTGGCGGCGGTCTACGACGAAGACCAGCTCGACGCGGGCGCAGAGGTCATCAACGGGCATCCCGGGGTGAGCCACAACTACCGCCGCAACCACAGTTTTAATCTGTGGTACACCATCGCCGTGCCGCCGGAAAGCGATCTGGAAGCGCATGTCCAGCGTCTTCACGAGCTGAGCGGCGCGAAACTGACCCGCCTGATGCCCACGCTGCACCTGTACAAGATCGGCGTGGAATTCGACATGACCGGCACCGAGGCCTGGAATGCCAAGAGTGCGCCGCAGTACACCAGCGAGCAGCGCAACATCGGCTACGCCGTCACCGATCTGGATAAGCGCTTCGTCGTGGAATTTCAGAAAGACCTGCCGCTCACCGAGGAGCCCTACGCGCAGGCCTGTGAAGCGCTGGGCCTGAGCATTGACGAGGTGGCAGCCCACGCCGAGAAGATGAAAGCGGCCGGAGCGCTGCGGCGGGTCTCGGCGGTCTTCCGCCATCAGTCTGCGGGCTTCCGCTTCAACGCGATGGGCGTGTGGGCCGTGCCTCAGGCCGACGTGCAGGAAGTCGGGCAGCAGATGGCGGGCTTCAAGGCCGTGTCGCACTGCTATCTGCGCCCCACCTACCCCGAGTGGCCCTACACCATCTTCACGATGGTTCACGGACGCAGCAAGGAAGAGGCGTTCGGCAAGATTCAGGCCATCGAGCAGGAAGTGGCCCCCGGCATCGCCCACGACATCCTGTACAGCACCAAGGAATTCAAGAAGATCCGGCTGGAATTCTACAGACCCGAGTTCTATGAATGGGAGCAGCGCGAACTGGGCATTCCGGCAGCCAACGCCTGA